Proteins from one Acidobacteriota bacterium genomic window:
- a CDS encoding DUF2911 domain-containing protein: protein MKRTTRVLLALVPALLAFVPPAFAQQQIKLPDASPAASVSEAVGLADFTVAYHRPAVNKREVWGKLVPYGQVWRAGANENTTLTATTPFTFGGKAVPAGTYGVHVLPTADTWTFILSSQAKAWGSYSYDEKEDVARAAVKPAAAEFAERLTWSFDEPTADGVAFTLRWEKLRASVPIGVDANAVTLASIREQLRGLPRFGWQGWNGAAAWCLRNKMNLDEAMKWADRSVSMTPTYQNLRTRAGLLDLKGDATGAAAARAKAQTLATEADINNQGYALLGEGKIDDAIVVFRKNAADHPGSWNVWDSLAEGLETKGDKAGAVENYRKALSMAPEDQKKRLTDTLARLK from the coding sequence ATGAAACGGACCACCCGCGTTCTCCTCGCTCTCGTCCCCGCCCTGCTCGCGTTCGTCCCACCCGCGTTCGCTCAGCAGCAGATCAAGCTGCCGGACGCGAGTCCGGCGGCCAGCGTGAGCGAGGCGGTCGGGCTCGCCGATTTCACGGTCGCGTACCACCGCCCGGCCGTGAACAAGAGGGAGGTCTGGGGCAAGCTCGTCCCGTACGGGCAGGTCTGGCGCGCGGGCGCGAACGAGAACACGACGCTCACGGCGACGACGCCCTTCACGTTCGGCGGCAAGGCCGTGCCCGCGGGCACGTACGGCGTCCACGTGCTGCCTACCGCGGACACGTGGACGTTCATCCTGAGCTCCCAGGCGAAGGCATGGGGCAGCTACAGCTACGACGAGAAGGAGGACGTCGCCCGCGCGGCGGTCAAGCCGGCGGCGGCGGAATTCGCGGAACGGCTCACGTGGTCCTTCGACGAGCCGACCGCGGACGGCGTCGCCTTCACGCTGCGCTGGGAGAAGCTCCGGGCCTCCGTCCCGATCGGAGTGGACGCGAACGCCGTCACGCTCGCGAGCATTCGCGAGCAGCTGCGCGGCCTGCCGCGTTTCGGCTGGCAGGGCTGGAACGGAGCCGCCGCGTGGTGCCTCCGGAACAAGATGAACCTCGACGAGGCCATGAAGTGGGCGGACCGGTCCGTCTCGATGACCCCCACGTACCAGAACCTGCGGACCAGGGCCGGCCTCCTCGACCTCAAGGGGGACGCGACCGGCGCCGCGGCGGCGCGCGCGAAGGCGCAGACGCTCGCGACGGAAGCCGACATCAACAACCAGGGCTACGCGCTTCTCGGCGAGGGAAAGATCGACGACGCGATCGTGGTCTTCCGCAAGAACGCCGCCGACCATCCGGGGAGCTGGAACGTCTGGGACAGCCTCGCGGAGGGGCTCGAGACGAAAGGCGACAAGGCCGGAGCCGTCGAGAACTACCGCAAGGCTCTCTCGATGGCGCCCGAGGACCAGAAGAAACGCCTCACGGACACGCTCGCGCGCCTCAAATAG